Within the Vagococcus carniphilus genome, the region TCAGTGATGACATCGAAAAACAAGATAATAAAGTTAAAGTATTCCTTTTAATGCACGGAAAGTCAACAGCATCAAGTATGTTGGAAGCGGTTCAAGACTTGTTGGGGATTGAATCAGGCGTAGCTTTTAACATGCCGCTGACGATGGAAGTCACTCAAATGTACGAGCAAGTTAAAAATTACGTAAATCAAAATAAAGAAGAGCTGACTAGTGGTATTTTGATTTTAACGGATATGGGCTCTTTAAATACGTTTAGCCATATGTTGACAGAAGAGACAGGGATTGTCACCAAATCGATTTCGATGGTATCAACTCTTGTTGTGCTTGAATCAGTTAGAATGGCCAGTGTCGGCCGTAGTTTAAAGGAAATCTACCAAAATATTCAAGTTTCTTTTGAATCAGCAGTTCACGGACAATTTAGAACTAATCAAACATTGAAAAAGGCTGTTGTTGTTACTTGTTTTACTGGAGAGGGCGTTTCAAATAAATTAGCAGAACGCATTAAACCAGTTATGGAGACAGAAGAAATCCAGATTATTCAAATGCAATTTCTTGAAAAAGCAGCTTTTAGAAATCGAATAGATGATTTGATGGATACTTATGAAATCAAAGCAATCGTGGGAACAGTCGATATTGATTACCAAAATATTCCCTTTTTCTCAGCCTATGATATTTTTAAAGAAGACCAACTAACTCGTTTGAGACAATTAGTTAGTAAGGAAATATCTGTTAGTGAGTTGTCACATTCATTAGAAGGTGCGATAAAAAGTGTGCCATCTCTTTATGCTTTGTTAGAAGAGACAAAACAGGTAACTGAAAAAATCGAAAAAGATTTAGCTTTGGTTCTTGAACCAGGAGTTGATATGGGAATTTTTCTTCATTTAACTTTCCTAGTGGATAATTTATTAACAGACAAACATCAACGTTTATTTAATGAACTAGAACAATTTAAAAAGACTCATCGTTACGAAGTTGATATTGTTAAAATGAACGTAATTGTTTTGGAGAAGAAATATAAAATAGAAATACCAGAAGATGAAGTAGCTTACCTAACTGAAATGTATTTAAACAATAAAATTTAAGAATAAGATAACAAAGATTACGTCTATTGTAATGTTTGTTATCTTTTTTTATTGCACTTAATAAAACTTAAGAAATAAAACATGCTTTGTTAACACTTAAGCAAAGAATATTGGGTACAATAGCTTTAAGAGATAAGACAAGAGAGCGTGATATAGTGATCGATAAAAAAAGTAGACCTAAATACAAATTAGCCAAAAGTGATATTTTGCCGATTCTTGCTTTAGCAGTAGTTATGCTAATCATTGTTTTTTCAGAGAGAAATTTAACAACTGTTTTATTTTTAATGTTTGCGGTTGTTTTACCAGGTAGTTTATTTTTATATTGGCTAGATTTTAGAAAACAAAATGATGAAACTGAATAAAATTCGAGACTATGATTTAAGAGGCTATTCTTAAGTCATAGTCTTTTTTTACACAGTAAACAAGTGTGTAAGCCTATAAATGCACACTTGAACAAGTTGATAACGTTATAATGTAAAGGTTTTCTCAAGTTGTTAAGTTGGCATGACACTTGCTTATAGTAAAGTGAGGAAAGGAGATTTCTTAAATATAAAAGAGTATAACGTTATTATCAAAAGGGGGATTTATAAGGAATGAATGGTTTAGTTAATTGGATGGAGAAGTATGTATTACCTACAGCAGCAAAAATAGGATCAGAAAAACATTTGGTAGCGTTAAGAGATGCCTTTATTAGTATGATGCCAGCGACAATGGCAGGAGCTGTTGCGACACTACTAAATGCTTTTATGCGTGATTTTCCTAATACTTATATTGGAGAAGGCAATAAGATAACCGCATTTTTTGAACCAGTTATTGGTATTAATGGATTAGTATGGACAGGAACACTAGCGATTATGGCAGTCATTTTTGCCGCATCTTTTGGTTACAACTTAGCCAAAGCTTATGAGGTAGATCCACTGTCAGGTGCGATTGTCTCATTAGTTGCTTTTATTATGGGAATTCCACAAACAGCAACAACAGCTTTAGAATTACCAGAAAAAATCTCAAAAGAAGCCGTAAATATTATTACATCGGCAGGGGCAGAAGTTGCTGTTAAAGATGGTGTACAGACAATTAATACAGCTGGTTGGGGATTCTTCCCGTTCAGTAAGTATATGGGAGCAACTAGTTTATTCACAGCAATTATTTTTGGTTTTGTATCTGTTTTAATTTTTGCTTTTCTAATGAAGAAAAATATTATTATTAAAATGCCTGATAGTGTTCCACCGGCTGTATCAAAAGCATTTGCAGCGATTATTCCAGGGGCAGTAGCTTTATATGTTTCAGGTATTATTTATTTTGTCTTTGAAAAATTTGTAGGCATGCCACTCATTGACTGGATTACAGAAACAATTCAAAAACCATTACTTGGGTTATCTCAAGGTTATGGGGCAGTCTTTATTATTGTGTTACTTGTTCACGTGTTATGGTTCTTTGGTTTACATGGAACAAACATTATGGGGCCAGTTTTACAATCGGTTTACGGAGTAGCAATGGTTGAAAATAGTAATGCTTTCCAACAAGGTCAAGCCATTCCATATAAATGGGTAGCTGGATCTTTTGAAGCCTTTGTTTGGCCAGGAGGAGCAGGAGTTACATTAATTCTATTAGTGACTATATTAATCTTCTCAAAACGAGCAGATTATAAAACAGTTGGTAAACTTGGAATTGGACCAGGATTATTCAATATTAACGAACCAGTTATGTTTGGTTTACCAGTTGTATTAAATCCGATGTTTGGTATTCCATTTGTTTTAGCACCAATCGCAACAGCAACGATTGCTTATTTTGCAACGGTAGCTGGACTTGTTAAACCAGTGGTAGTAAATGTTATTTGGGTAATGCCAACAATGTTAAGTGGCTTTTTAGCAACAGGTGGAGACTGGCGTGCTATTGTATTAACATTGGTTAACTTAGTTGTAGCCTTTATTATTTGGGCACCATTTGTAATTGCAGCCAATAAAACAGAAATTATTGACTAAAGGAGAATTTATATGATTGAAATCAGCTCAGCCATGCAACAAGAAGCGATAAAAAGCTTACTAGATGGAAAAGAGGTTAAAGGGGTGACATTTACCTTTGACAAGAAACAAGGAATCAAATTATTATTTAAGATAGATACATCAAATTCAGAAGAAGCAGCTAAAATTGCTAAAGATGCTATTAAACAAGAAGCCTGGGGAAAAGTATTGTACTTCCAAGCAATCGGTAAATAAAGAAGAAGGGACGCATGATGATGGAAAAAAACGGATTAGCACTAATAAGTATCGGTCTTGTTATTTTTGTGGTTAGTGCCAATGCAAGATTAGGAACCTATGACTTTTTGAGTATGATAACAGCAGGTAGCTTTATGATGATTGGCTTGTTTGTTTTTAGAAAAGGAAAGAAGAAAAGAGGCGTCGTGAATGAAGATAAGTAAAGAGTTAAATATTCCAGCGGCTTATTTCTATCATAAGTTAGTGGAGTCCGTTTTACATGATGTTAGCAAAAGTACTGGTGAGGTCATTAATGAAAGTAATTTAGAAAATTGTGAGTATGTTAAGGAGTTTCCAGGAAAGCAATATGCTAAAATTAAGATTAATCAATTAGTCCCAAATCAAAGTTATAGTTACTCCACATCAACCACAAAGAATGATTTTACAGCTTCATATAAGATTGAATCTTTATCTGATACTATGTGTGTTGTGGCTTATGAAGAAGAGATGATTTCTCACGGAACACTTCAAAAACTAAATGACAGTTTGTTTCGATTTATATTAGGTAAATTTAAAAAGAAACGATTTATGAAAATGTTAGAACAAGTTGAGAGTTCTTATTAATTTGAAGTAAAAAACAACACACTGTGTTAGTGTGTAATAGTAGTGGGATTCAAAAAGAGCGGATAAAGTGAATAATAGTAGACTTTACCGTAAAAAATAATTGGCACGTAACTTGCTTATATATAAGTGTAAATTAAATTAGGAGTGATAGATATGTCAAAAAAAACAATTATGTTAGTGTGTTCAGCAGGAATGAGTACAAGTTTGTTAGTAACTAAAATGGAAAAAGCAGCAGAAGATAGAGGATTAGAAGCAGAAATTTTTGCCGTATCAGCATCTGAAGCAGATATTAATATTGAGAAAAAAGGTGTTGATGTTCTATTATTAGGACCTCAAGTACGTTTTATGAAATCTCAATTTGAACAAAAATTAGCAGATAAAAATATTCCTCTAGAAGTAATTAATATGGCTGATTATGGCATGATGAATGGTGAGAATGTTTTAAATCAAGCACTACAATTAATGGGAGAGTAAAGTTATGGATGAACAAAATTTACAAGCAATCATGGGATTAATCATGAATGCTGGAAATGCTAAGAGTGATGCTATGGAAGCTATCCAAGCAGCCAAAGAAGGTAACTTTGAATTAGCAGATGAAAAATTAAAAGCAGCAGATGAATCATTAACATTAGCACATCAATCTCAAACAGGCCTTCTAACAAAAGAAGCTCAAGGCGAGAACATGACAGTGACTCTTTTAACAGTCCATAGTCAAGATCATTTGATGACTGCTATTTCTTTTAAAGACGTAGCAGTAGAAATTATTGAGCTTCATCGTCGTTTAAAACAAGAACAATAGATAAATCATACTGAAAATAGAAGGTATAATCATTTCGAGATGATCTTACCTTCTATTTTTATTTTTCATGTTCTAAATCAAAACGACAAGTGGTGTTTAAATGTTAAAAATTATTATAATTTTTTTTCAAAACCTTCCATTGGTGCTAGTTTTGATTGGTAATTGGATCCATTTTTTTTATCAGTTGTAAAATTCATTACATCATAAAACGATTCTTTTAAGTAAGTTTGCATGACACGAGGAATTTTTAGTTCGTCTAAATCAAAAGGACTAATTGAAGTTCGTAAACTTGCTAAATCTCCAGATTGTACTTTTTGAACCCATTTAGGTTCTCTTATTAACTCTCGCCCAATAGCGATTAAATTTCCACCGTATGAAAGAACATGTTCTGCGTCTTCTGGAGATTCTACAGAACCAACTCCTATTAAAGGTATTTGGTTATCTAAAGTTTTTGCAAACTGAGTAATAATTGGAGTTTTATCATTTGGATTGTTTAAAGAGGTTCTTTTATAGCTTCCAATTGAAAGATGTAAGTAGCTTACTTTATTCTTTATTTTATCAGCAAAATATAAAGAATCTTCTAAAGTAATTCCTGGTTTTTCTATTTCTTCAGGAGACATTCTGTATCCAATAATAAAAGAAGGATTGGAAAATTCTTCAACGATTTCATGGACTTCTTTAAGAACCTCCATAGCAAAAGTTAACCTCTTTTCTCTAGAACCACCCCATTTATCAGTTCGTTGATTAGAATTTTCTGAATAAAATTGTTGTAGTAAATAAGTATTTGCACCATGTAGTTCAACTCCATCAAACCCAGCTAAAATAGCTCGTTTTGTTGCTTGTCCAAATGCTTTTATAATGTCATGTATCTCTTCATCAGTTAATTCTTTTGGCGTTTCAGAGTCTACAGGATATACTGCTGCAATAGAACTAGGAGCAACTGGTTTATTTCCACGTAGGATTTTAGAGTTTGATTTTCTACCTGCATGAAAAATTTGTAAAATTGCTTTAGTATCGTCTTTTTTGATAACATCAGCTAATTGTTTTAAACCTGGAATCATATCGTCATTTGATACTGATAGTTCTCCTTCAAAGCCTTTACCATCATCAGTCACATTTGCAACGGCAGTAATTACCATACCTGGTCCACTAGAACGAATACTGTAGTAGTCTAATTCATCATCAGAAATCATTCCGTTGTAAAAACTAGACATTGTGGTCATAGGAGACATGACAATTTTGTTTTTCAAAGTTATTCCGTTATTAAGGGTTAGTGGTTCTAAAAATGGGTAGTGTTTCATTTAAATCACTCCTAAAATTATTATAAAGATGTGAAACTTCTTTATATATGTTAGTATAATTTTAAAAAAATAAAATGGAAGTACGCACAATATTGTGGGATAGGCACTTTTTAGTATCTAATGTGAAAAGGAGAGAATAGAATGGCACAACAAGTTTATCAATTAGGAATAGAAGCAACTCTCAAAATAATTGGTGGAAAATGGAAACCAATAATTCTTTGTCATTTAGGATATGGAGAAGTAAGATCAGGCGAACTTAAGAAAAAGATTCCAGGAGTGAGTCAAAAAGTACTAACAGAACAGCTTAAGGAATTAGAGGCAGATGGCATTATTTCTCGTCAAGTATATAATGAGGTACCGCCTAAAGTTATATACTCTTTAACAGAGGAAGGGAAAACTTTAAGAGAAGTACTCATAACGATGTCTATTTGGGGAGAAAATAGAATAAATAAAGCGCAAGAAAATGGTGAAGAAGTTCTTTTAATCAATAAAAACCATAATGGATTTATGGAGATGTGAGGTCTTGTTACAAAAAAATCAAATAAAAAAGTTCAATTCCAAATGTAATATCTGAACTTTTAGGTGTATATTATAATCATGAGAGAATTTTAGTCAGTTTCTCTTATTTCTTGATTAGCTTTACTAGCCAGAGGATAAAAAGGTGCACAGAGAAAAACGAGTTTTAACGACCTTGTTTTCGTGTTTCACTCAATGTATTGACACTTTCTAAGATTAACTTTAGAATAAGAACAGTTATTTCATTTGTCCTCGTAGCTCAGCTGGATAGAGCACTGCCCTCCTAAGGCAGGTGTCGTACGTTCGAATCGTATCGGGGACGTAAATTAAAATAAGTTATAAATAAGAACTGCGTGCTGATTTATCACGCAGTTCTTATTTTGATTCTCTAAACATGTTGTTACAACATAAGTTACCTACATATTGAACTAATTGTTTATATTGATTCGGATCATACGTATTATCAAAATAAAAATGATTCGTATCAAATTTTTTACCTTCGTAAGTATCTGAAACGATTAAATCAGCTTGAGTTGGATCTTTGATAATTTCAAGGGAATCAGGATTGAATGCATTAATTAAACATTGATTAATCAGGTTAACTGTATGGATGTTTTTAGAGAATTGAACAAAAACTCTGATTTTTTTAAGTGGTTTATTGACATCATAGATATAATGAAAAATATGAGAAAGTTGTAATAAGGATTCTTCTGTACAACCAGAAAAATGTTCTCTAACTGGAGCTGAGAGTAAAAATAAGTCAATGTCATTCTTATTTTTAGTGTTTGACCCAGGTTTATTTATGTCACTGTCAGAACAAATAAACTCATTTTCGAAAAAAACTGATAGATTAATACTTGTATGTTTAAAGTAAATTAAATTAATTAAAAGTAAGTAATATGAATCTAATTGTGTTTGTTCACTAGTATAAATTATATCAAACTGTTTAGAGAACTCTTGAAGTAAGAATTCAGTATCTTTTGCAATAGCTAAATTTGAATGCTTGTATTTATTAACAATGTTTGATTTTTTTTCATTTGATTCAATTTCAAAAATAGTTGATCTTAATAAGAAACAAAAAACAAAAGATTCTAATTTTCTTTGTTCCTCTGAAATAAGTGGAGTGCTTTCAAATAAGTGAAAATCTGGTACATTAAAAAAAGTAATATCATCTAAAAAAGGTTGATCATACTCTAGTGGTCGATGATTCCTTTTAAGTCTGTGTAGAGAAACACCTTGTAGCATTCGTAATCTCATTTCTTCAGATGAAGTAAGATTTTTTTTATTAAGTAAGACGTTATTAACATTAGTAATATCTATAAAGGATTTTGAAATTAAAGGGTTAAACGGGTTATCTTTATTAGTTTTGTTTTCAAATAAAACTAAACGATAGATAAAATATCTGACATTAAACTCATTACCTTTAAATCGGCCGTTTTGTAGTAAACTCAATTCAATATTATATGGTTTAGCAAATTCATTTAGTTGAGCTATTTTAGCGTAGACAGTTGATAGGGAAAAATTAAGAGAATTAGAAATTTGAGTAATGGACCAGTCTGTTTCTAGAATCTTTTTTAGAATAAGAAACAAAGTGCTGTTTTCAATATAGTATTCTTGTACTTTATTAATTAGATAAGCATGGTCTTGGGAGCTTTTTGTTGTGATAACGTAGTTACCGTCTTCAGAGTAGAGGAGCTTAATATCTTCGAATAAAACGTTTAAGTCATCTCGTAATTCAGCAGTATAACGAAGAATTGAATTTTTTGAAACATTAAACTTTCTTGTTAAGTCTTTTAAAAAAATTCTTCGATTAGATGTTAGAATTTCATTTAGAATTTCAATCTTCATAATTTCTTTATTACTGACAAAAAATTTAAGGTTCATTGGCTCAATTCTCCTTTTCTTTAATCTATTATATCTCCATACTAACGCGATAGATTTAGGATTACAAGGTTTGTTTTTTTATTTGAAACAAATTGTCCCGATTTATAGGAATATATTTAAGGAGTAGGCTGTATAATAATTCCAGAGATGATTTATATTTCCTTTGGGAAGGGGACTGTGCTAGTCACAGTGGACAATATAAATAGAAATCAAGTCATCAAGAAGATTAAGTTTTCTTTTTTCAATCTTTTAGTTCATATCTATAATAAGTGTTTTTTTATTTAGATAAATAGAAAGATGAATGAACGAAAAACTAGCTAATTGATACTTATTTCGTTAAAATTTTTTACCTGAGAAGAAGCACTTTTTTTAAAGAGCCTCTTCTATTTTTTTGTCTAAAATTTTGGATGCATTTTAGATACATTTCATTGGTAAAGTAAATCAAATAAAAATTAGGAGGTATACAGGTGTTAAAAAAGATACTTCTTTTTTTAGGTGTTACTCTATCGGTAAGTATGTTATCGGTAGCAGGGTATGGTTACTACCAAGTACAAAAAACAATTAAGAGTGTTAAACCAGTTATAAATATGGATAATAAGGCAAAAGAAACTCAAATCCCATTTGATAAAAAAATGAATATATTAGTTTTAGGTATTGATACAGGAGATTTAGGGCGAGATGACCGAGGAAGATCGGATACGATATTATTAACTCACTTAAACTTTGATAACAATGAACACACACTTTTAAGTATTGAAAGAGATTCGTTAGTGGAGATACCAGGCTATTCAAATCAAAATAAACTAAATGCAGCTTATGCTTATGGCGGGGTTGAGACATCTCAAAAAACAATTGAGCAATTGTTTAATACTGAAATTCCATATTACGTTACCGTTAATATGAAAGGTTTCCAATCAATCTTAGAGATTGCTGGCCCAATCACCGTTTATAATTCATTTGAATTTAGTTATGATGATTGTCACTTTAAACAAGGTGATATTTTATTAGAACCTGATCAAGCTCTTGCTTGGGTAAGAATGCGTTATGAAGACCCACGAGGTAATTATGGCAGACAAATGAGGCAACAAGAGTTAGTGAAGCAACTAGTTAATCATTTAACAAAAGTAGAAAATCTATATAAGATGCCTCAATTATTAGCTGTTTTAGGAGAGAATTTAAAAACAAATATTCCTATTGAAGAATTAATTAAATCAATCGATTTGACTAAGCTTAATTTAGATTTAAAAACAGAGCAAGTACAGGGTGAAAATACGTTTATTGATGGTGTTTCGTATGAAGTGATTTCGGAAAATGAAAGAGAACGAGTCAGACAACTATTGTCATTTAAGGAGTAAAGAATGAGTCATTTAATAATTTTTACAAGCATTTTATTTTGTTTAGGTAAACTGTTTAAAAATGATCAAAATCATGTGAACAAGAGCATGATTTTTTTTGTTTGGTTATTTATGCTTCAAATAATTT harbors:
- a CDS encoding PTS sugar transporter subunit IIC; translated protein: MNGLVNWMEKYVLPTAAKIGSEKHLVALRDAFISMMPATMAGAVATLLNAFMRDFPNTYIGEGNKITAFFEPVIGINGLVWTGTLAIMAVIFAASFGYNLAKAYEVDPLSGAIVSLVAFIMGIPQTATTALELPEKISKEAVNIITSAGAEVAVKDGVQTINTAGWGFFPFSKYMGATSLFTAIIFGFVSVLIFAFLMKKNIIIKMPDSVPPAVSKAFAAIIPGAVALYVSGIIYFVFEKFVGMPLIDWITETIQKPLLGLSQGYGAVFIIVLLVHVLWFFGLHGTNIMGPVLQSVYGVAMVENSNAFQQGQAIPYKWVAGSFEAFVWPGGAGVTLILLVTILIFSKRADYKTVGKLGIGPGLFNINEPVMFGLPVVLNPMFGIPFVLAPIATATIAYFATVAGLVKPVVVNVIWVMPTMLSGFLATGGDWRAIVLTLVNLVVAFIIWAPFVIAANKTEIID
- a CDS encoding DUF3188 domain-containing protein, with the protein product MMEKNGLALISIGLVIFVVSANARLGTYDFLSMITAGSFMMIGLFVFRKGKKKRGVVNEDK
- a CDS encoding DUF3284 domain-containing protein, with the translated sequence MKISKELNIPAAYFYHKLVESVLHDVSKSTGEVINESNLENCEYVKEFPGKQYAKIKINQLVPNQSYSYSTSTTKNDFTASYKIESLSDTMCVVAYEEEMISHGTLQKLNDSLFRFILGKFKKKRFMKMLEQVESSY
- a CDS encoding PTS sugar transporter subunit IIB, producing the protein MSKKTIMLVCSAGMSTSLLVTKMEKAAEDRGLEAEIFAVSASEADINIEKKGVDVLLLGPQVRFMKSQFEQKLADKNIPLEVINMADYGMMNGENVLNQALQLMGE
- a CDS encoding PTS lactose/cellobiose transporter subunit IIA produces the protein MDEQNLQAIMGLIMNAGNAKSDAMEAIQAAKEGNFELADEKLKAADESLTLAHQSQTGLLTKEAQGENMTVTLLTVHSQDHLMTAISFKDVAVEIIELHRRLKQEQ
- a CDS encoding NADH-dependent flavin oxidoreductase, coding for MKHYPFLEPLTLNNGITLKNKIVMSPMTTMSSFYNGMISDDELDYYSIRSSGPGMVITAVANVTDDGKGFEGELSVSNDDMIPGLKQLADVIKKDDTKAILQIFHAGRKSNSKILRGNKPVAPSSIAAVYPVDSETPKELTDEEIHDIIKAFGQATKRAILAGFDGVELHGANTYLLQQFYSENSNQRTDKWGGSREKRLTFAMEVLKEVHEIVEEFSNPSFIIGYRMSPEEIEKPGITLEDSLYFADKIKNKVSYLHLSIGSYKRTSLNNPNDKTPIITQFAKTLDNQIPLIGVGSVESPEDAEHVLSYGGNLIAIGRELIREPKWVQKVQSGDLASLRTSISPFDLDELKIPRVMQTYLKESFYDVMNFTTDKKNGSNYQSKLAPMEGFEKKL
- a CDS encoding winged helix-turn-helix transcriptional regulator, translating into MAQQVYQLGIEATLKIIGGKWKPIILCHLGYGEVRSGELKKKIPGVSQKVLTEQLKELEADGIISRQVYNEVPPKVIYSLTEEGKTLREVLITMSIWGENRINKAQENGEEVLLINKNHNGFMEM
- a CDS encoding helix-turn-helix domain-containing protein, translating into MNLKFFVSNKEIMKIEILNEILTSNRRIFLKDLTRKFNVSKNSILRYTAELRDDLNVLFEDIKLLYSEDGNYVITTKSSQDHAYLINKVQEYYIENSTLFLILKKILETDWSITQISNSLNFSLSTVYAKIAQLNEFAKPYNIELSLLQNGRFKGNEFNVRYFIYRLVLFENKTNKDNPFNPLISKSFIDITNVNNVLLNKKNLTSSEEMRLRMLQGVSLHRLKRNHRPLEYDQPFLDDITFFNVPDFHLFESTPLISEEQRKLESFVFCFLLRSTIFEIESNEKKSNIVNKYKHSNLAIAKDTEFLLQEFSKQFDIIYTSEQTQLDSYYLLLINLIYFKHTSINLSVFFENEFICSDSDINKPGSNTKNKNDIDLFLLSAPVREHFSGCTEESLLQLSHIFHYIYDVNKPLKKIRVFVQFSKNIHTVNLINQCLINAFNPDSLEIIKDPTQADLIVSDTYEGKKFDTNHFYFDNTYDPNQYKQLVQYVGNLCCNNMFRESK
- a CDS encoding LCP family protein, with protein sequence MLKKILLFLGVTLSVSMLSVAGYGYYQVQKTIKSVKPVINMDNKAKETQIPFDKKMNILVLGIDTGDLGRDDRGRSDTILLTHLNFDNNEHTLLSIERDSLVEIPGYSNQNKLNAAYAYGGVETSQKTIEQLFNTEIPYYVTVNMKGFQSILEIAGPITVYNSFEFSYDDCHFKQGDILLEPDQALAWVRMRYEDPRGNYGRQMRQQELVKQLVNHLTKVENLYKMPQLLAVLGENLKTNIPIEELIKSIDLTKLNLDLKTEQVQGENTFIDGVSYEVISENERERVRQLLSFKE